The Cyclopterus lumpus isolate fCycLum1 chromosome 1, fCycLum1.pri, whole genome shotgun sequence sequence TAGCACGTCTGCTCCCTAAACCCGTCTGTGTAACGGTGGACTGTCATTTCTGCTCAACGGGTTGGCTTTTAAgtgctttgtctctctttctctcttgcagTGTCGACCCCTTTTCCAAGAAGGACTGGTATGATGTCAAGGCACCAGCCATGTTCAACATCCGCAATATTGGCAAGACCTTGGTCAGCAGGACTCAGGGAACCAGTAAGTCGACATGGTTTAaattatgtatatgtaaattAATATGTCTCGTACGTAGTTATATTTATAGTATTGAACACAGGTGTTGGATTGTGAAACGTGCAGTAAATAATATCCCCATTGCTGAGGCTCCACTGATATTGTCATTTCtacatgtacttttttttttcttctaacgTCTGTCTGTTTTTCCCCAAACATTTTAGGAATCGCCTCTGATGGTCTTAAGGGACGTGTGTTCGAGGTGAGCCTCGCTGACCTGCAGAACGACGAGGTTGCCTTCCGCAAGTTCAAACTCATCACCGAGGATGTTCAGGGCAAGAACTGCCTGACCAACTTCCACGGCATGGACCTGACCCGCGACAAGATGTGCTCCATGGTCAAGAAATGGCAGGTAATGATCATGGTTTTTCACTTTATTACTCCACGCCCCTCATAAAATGTCACAGTAGCCGTTTGGGGGTTGTTTGACTAATCAAAAGTGGAGAGATTCAGTATCTAATCCTGGTTACAAATCCATTGTTTCcacaataacattttatttaagttgATGTgcctgcattaaaaaaattaaggaTGAGTACTACTGCAACATAAACTGGTTGTAGGAGCAGTGCTAGTGTACAACGTGGGGTTGTGACTCACACGCACAATTGCAAAGCAGACACAGATTATGGAGGGTTAGTTGGGCTGCCTGGGAAAATGGCAGTTTAGCATTTTCTGAGTGCTTGATCAACTCTTGCATGACCATTTTCTCTGGGAACAGTTTTAACTGTGGTACTGAAGAAGCTTTTGAGTCATAAGCAGTCATACTGATTTAGTCAATACAACACTTTTGTAGTGAGTATTACAAGGATATTAATGCCAATGGGTAAAACTATAACAATTCTCTAAAAGGAACTACGCGTGTCTCATGTCAATTTGACAGATTTTTGCATTAGTTTTCCCCAATACATGCACTTATTGTTCAAGTGATGGCAATGATATTCTGCATACtttctatatgttttttttaatgtatattaaaGCCCAAAGAGGATAGTTGGCAAAACTACACATTGTTCTGATCCTGAAACACGGCTATTGAGCTCATGAAAAAAAGCACAGTTCACTTAGgccaatgttgtttttttcaacccCTAACTAAATTGTGATGCAATTTGGTTAAGGGTCCAATGTACTTGTGATTACTGCTGGTATGAATACATGATTGCAAAACGTTTTTTCTTCCCAAAAAATGGAGAAGCGGTTATACATTCGTCCTTTTTAACTTTTCTTAAATTGAGCTTTCTAAAACTCGTTtgaaatgaggtgtgtgtgtgtgtatacacccAACACCAATTTAAAAACACTGCAGTCTGGTACAGAGGTTGTGAAACTGTACCTTGTTTGAAGGGAATGTTGTAATGAGGGAAGCAAAGCATAgagtaatacatttaaaactgaAAGGTGGCATGTTGAGACTTCAGTGGTGTAGTTTTCCTGATTTTAAGTCTAACCAGAATTGATTTTGTTCTTTCTGCTCAGACTATGATTGAAGCCCATGTGGATGTGAAGACCACCGACGGCTATCTTCTGCGTCTGTTTTGTGTGGGTTTCACAAAGAAGCGCACCAACCAGATCAGAAAGACATCCTACGCCCAGCACCAGCAGGTCCGTCAGATTCGCAAGAAGATGATGGAGATCATGACCCGCGAGGTTCAGACCAACGACCTGAAAGAAGTGGTCAACAAGATGTAAGTTGTGTGCAGTGTCTCATGCAACTGAATGAACATTCgttgacattatttttataaCGCCGAAAAGTCTTGGTACTTGACTGGCAGCGTCGGCAAAATATCATTCTTTATTGCATTTTCAAGATGAGCCTCTAATGTCAGTGatgttatttgcataaaaataGAAATGGCAAACATCTATTACATTGAGTGTTATAGCTTTTGCTGATTGGATGTTATTACTAGATAGATCTCATTTTGTTGTTGGTggcatttttgtcattttccgTCAGTTAATTAAACCGTCCTGTTTAAGGCGGTCCTTGGTCAAATAAAGTCTCTCTCGCAAGATTTAGTTGACTATTAGATAAATTGATCTAATTAACAGATCTGCCAAATTGTTAATCCACAAAGAATTGCACAAAAGCATCGCTTAAAATGTTGATTACCCGAGATATGTTCATAAATGTCTTGTAAATAAGTCATTCTGTATGACAGCCAATGAAGGGCGCTCCGTCTATTGAGATGATTGGGTCAACTAAAAGGCTTCATGCACCCTTTGCATTAATGTATTGCTTGTTGTGTTCCAGGATCCCTGACAGTGTTGGTAAGGACATTGAGAAGGCCTGCCAGTCCATCTACCCTCTCCACGACGTCTTTGTTCGCAAGGTCAAGATGCTGAAGAAGCCCAAGTTTGAGTGTAAGTGATGCACAGCTGTAACGCAGGCTGTTTTTATGTTCCACTGTCAGTGGGAACGTGTGATGACAAAGGTTTCGGTCCCAGATGATCGCCTGATTACTGCCCAATGAGATTACCTGATGTTCCCATGCATGAAAACCCATACTGTTTTCATTGATTGTGTGGGAGGATGAATCTAGTTTGTGCAAACTGGTTTCCAGGTCAAATCTTGAATGGGCTTAGAGGCGTGATGGATGAAACATTACAGCATCATTGCAGTTCTCACGTCAAACATCCAGCTGCTTACATTTGTCAGTGTCCTCTGCCCTTTTTTGTTAAAAAGCAATGTGTGTTCTGTTGCAGTGGGAAAACTGATGGAGCTCCACGGTGAGGGTGGCGGTGGCACCACCACTGCAAAGGCAACTGGTGATGACACTGGGGCCAAGGTGGAGAGGGCTGACGGCTATGAGCCCCCCATCCAGGAAACAGTCTAAACCACCCTGacagatttaataaaaaatgtaaatgaccaACAAACTCTACTCTAGTGTTCTCTTTCTGGCTCCTGTTTTTTTGCATATAGAAGAGTCTAAACTGCTTAATCCTCCTGTTACCTTCACATTTACTAACTTTTTTTCATCCCAGTGATTTAAACCTCCAGAAAATTATTAAGTTTAAGGGTCAGACTACCTAAATAttcctttaaataaaacaacccTCCCTCCCCATGATGCATCCAGAATGCTTGTTTGACTGGCAAAGTATGCAGGTCACTTTAATATCTCACTGATTGACCTACAattggtaaatatatatatatatatagttggtGTTTTATTGACTTTATATTTTCAAGTACATATTTGTTAGAACATttagaatgaaaaacaaatcaagaaCAGTAACATGCCTTGTTTGGGGTCAATTTGATCCCTGgaaagaaactttaaaaaatctAGAAGGATTTAGTCATGGCTGTAAATAGTCAGCAGCCCAACGGTGCTGTTGCTTCTCCTTTTGACTTGTACACTCCGGCCAGAATGAGCAAGCCTACGTTGGGTTGCAACTGGCTCCATACGCGCCATACAAGTATATCCTTTTTAGATTGGTGTTATGAAGAGCTCAAATGCAGATTGTATGTCTCTGACATGGTCTCTGGTAGGGCCTGGAACCCTTTTGATGCCATTAGCGCCACTAAGTCGAAGGAGCATAATAACTTCACATTTTTGGAAGGTAATGTTGATGGTAAACACTGAAGGTCTCGTCCTGATCAGAGGTTTAGAAGGCTGCTGTGCAAACCTGTACATGTTTGCTCCCCCTGTGTCGTGTGAACTATCAATATCTTCACAGAACCATATTAACTTCTATCATTCCCAATATTTAATAAATCCAGGATGTAAGAACTTTTTTCTGCAATGAATTGGATAACTTAATGTTGCTGAAGCCAAGTGTTGGCACTACATGTAGACATTTCTTTATTCATGCTTCACAGAAGTTTGTCATTTTTCTCATCCTGATCTCACACATTTTATTATCCCCTTCAAGGTTCTGACCTTTATTTGAGCCTTGTTTCATGTAATAATCCAGGTTTACGGTAAAGTAGGAGATATctaagaccacacacacaaaatatagcTGTAACAAGAGGAAAACCACTATGGTGCAAATGCACAGTTGGAAGAATACAAACCCGTTTGAATCAATACAGTATTTAGATTgatttatagttatgatagatTATTATGTGAACACTTCATTATAAGTTAAGGCATcggatgaaaaaaacaaaagctgttGCACAACTTAGAGGAAATACTGCTTTCCAGTTCCCGTCAGACTTCCACTGCTGAAACCCTCCGTCCTCTGATCTCAAGTCAGTTCTTGTCGTCCAACAGCGACGTGACACTATTCCAGTACTTGCACATAGTTTCTAGGGACCAGGGCCCGTTTCCCCCTCAAGTCCCCCAGGAACCATTCTTCGTCAACGGGCTCCAGACCAGTTACAATATCCCCAACCTGAGAAAGATAAGGGAGTGAGACATCAACAGAATGGCAGCACTTTCTAGAGACCATCTTTGTCCGTGAAGTTATTCATAAATAAACAACCCCTATACCTGCAGAGAGAGCTCTTCTTCACACTCTGCCGTGAAGTTGAACATCGCCCTGCCTCTGCTTCCAGCAGCCGCTCCACTCTGCTGGTTATCAGACTGCTGACCTGCAGAAGAAATCATATACTTCATTAATTATTCATCGGGAATGATGCTGGTTTGACAAAACTGTCCATTTGTTTTTGAGCTGAAACAATAGATTAGTCTTTAACCAATTAATGGTTTAAATACCTTTCCCAAGTACAAATATCACAATACCTAGTTCAAGCTACTTTGACTTATGAATTAATAAACAGAATATCTTGGTCAAGCCAAACAAGCAATTTGAGTCGAAGCCACCTTCGGCTTTAGTAAAATAATGAGGCACTTTAAAAATATACCAATCATTTCATTGATAAATTAATTGGCAACTGAATCAATAATGAAGTTGCTCGTTACCTTGAAATGCTTACGTGCAATTTTggtcagtggtggaagaaataatcacattaattacttaatttatgtaaaagtagcaatactaaatattcagatttttaaaaaaattgcatGACAAATGTGTAACAAACCACCCTATCTTcataagagacacacacacacacacacacacacacacacacacacacacacacacacacacatccgttCTCCCTCTAGAATCTGAATATGTATCTCGATTGACTGTAATGATGCGTTCAATGACTTGGACTGGGGGTAATAACAGCGGGCCGTGGGGGTCTTCATACCTGCGCTGCTCTCAACAAAAGCCCGGGGGAACAAGCCCTCGCTCCCGTTCAGCCGGCCGCAGCTCCACTCGGCGTCGATATGCCGGCTGATCAGGATCCGGTCGCCCTGCTGAAAGCCCAGGTCGCCGTCTGAATTCCCCGCATAGTCATACCGAGCCACCGCCCACTCCACCCCGGACGGAGATGCCTACAGAGGGAGCAGGACGACACACATTCAGCcggcacactttttttttttttttaccggatTTGTGTGGTTTTACAGAACACATTTTGGGTGTGtcctcattgttgtttttttacttttccgtttatataaatatgtgttacCTGAGCCGGTTTGGCCACTTCAAGGTGTGTACTCGGAGAAGCAGCCATGCCTGTGGGAGGAAAATGATACCCAGGTTACTCACGTATTGattgaaatatttgtatttcttgtgGGGTTTTTAACCCAGTGGGGAGTTTACACTCTCCACTTTATACTttctataatatatttaaagtatgtaataatgtatttgtgtaaaACACGTTACATTTGGAGATTCCTATATTTGTATACCGTTTATACAATTTTATTTTGGCTGACTTTTACATCCACAAATGTAATATTCAAATCTATAAGAATCTGTATTTCTCTACCAGAATGTAACTCAAAAGGCATCTTAAAACTTCATGATGGGAgttcaaactgtaaaaatggttgctggaaataataatatgtaatctGCTACTAATTAAAGGGAAACTAGAGACAAAGGTAtgccaatgtttttttatagataCTTTTCTAAACAGCTATTTAATGAAATagaaacacaagcacacattccTGACATGCCACAGAGGGAGATGCCAGCCAACATAAAGCCACAGGATGGATAACGgctcttttgttttaattggagGATCAAGAGGATAACATGCTAATGTAGTATAAATGTGTGACACAAGTTCAGAAAAcgagccaaaaaaaaagaaagtgaattcATTTAGTCTCGGCCCTCCTAGGTAATCTCACCAGGCAGTGGGATCCCGATGGACTGTCTCTTCTGCTGACTCGGGGCTGGAGGCAGATCTTCAATGACCTCCACGAAGTTGAGAGGGAAGATACCGGACGAGACGCCGATTTTCCCCCGGGCCCAGTCCTGTCCAACGAACGCCATCAGCTGGATCACATCACCCTCAGAGAACGTGAGCTCTTCGTCGTTCTCCCCCGCAAAGTCGAACTTCGCCACACATCTCGGACCGCTTTAGTGGAGGCCACAACATTAACGTCAGGTCAGTTCATCCGGgtcgtttttaaaaaaaaaaaaggtgagtgCAGAGAGTTTATCGTGTTGAAAGAGTACCTGACTGCTGCAGACGGTGGCCTTGCTTTCCGTTTAGGGAGCGGTTTGGGGGAATTTGACTAGTTGGagaaatgataataacaattattttatttcggAAATTCTTGATCATACTAAACATTTAACCAAAGATGTGATTGATGCAGGGTAAGAATGGATTTCAATGGTTGAAACTTACCAGTACTTTGACATAATTGGTGGGAAAGAAACCAGTAGATCCCTTACAAGTGCCTCTGTACCAGTCACTGTCCACCTGCTCCACCATGGTCGCAACATCTCCGGCTCTCAGGCCCAGCTCTCCTTCACCCACTGTGTGCGCAGAACAAACAGCTGGTCATGGGCCTCATAAACATAATCCCGACATGTTTAAAACGTCCTAATGCAAAACCCCccgaaaatattattttattaactaATTTGTAGTAGACTATTTTCAAATAGCCATGttaaaaagaaacatgcatCACAATAAtagtttgaaaataataatttgacttTTTGGGAGAAAAACTTACGCCATTTGATTTTTTGAGAATctcctatttattatttatggtacTGAATACAGGcagtggttagcctagcttagcgtAGCCTAGCCTAGCATTAAGACAGGAAGCTCTCTAAATGCAAAAATATCCcaaatctttctttttaagtttCCGTTTGTCTTTGAATAAACACATGGTATACTACATGTTAAGAGAGCTTTGCAGGTGTTGGTAGGCGTATGTTTTCATTTGGGACAGAGCTGGGATATCCATTTCCTCCTGCTTTTTGTCTAAGTTAATTGTCGCTTAGCTCTAGTATAAAGACTGAAAGCACTAGCCTCGCTCTCTAAAAGAAATACTCCTTCTACTCCTCAAAAGTGCACAATTTGGATTTAGGTATATTTTACCATTTGCGagagccatgctagctgttgctccagaaattaaaaaagctaATAAAAGTATTAGCAGTAATAAAAAAGATTGTAATAAAAACctattatgtaaatatattgtcTCATGTTAGTGTTATTGTCTAATCTTATTCAgtattggatttaaaaaaacactgatgtGTCACCTGGAGTGAAGTCATGTATGGCCTGCACCTCCAGCTCAGAACCAGTTCCACCTGAATCGGCATCCTATTGGGAGAGAGGTTAATGTAGCAGAGCCCACATGGCAAGATGTACTCaagtgtcaaataaatgttttactcaTAAATAATACCTGTGGCGGGGGCATGTGTGAGACGGAGGCAAGAGGAGTTATGACCACCATGTGCGACTTGTGTACTCTGCCTCTGGTGTCTCCAACTTGGCACTCAAACGTATTGTGGTCGATCTCATCGAGCAGCAGGAGCACCTCATTTTTCTATTGAAAAAGGACAACAAAGGTTATTCCCTATTGCTGAATCAACTATATGGATCTCTTGTAGGCTAAGAGTGCACTTTTAAGGCAACACGTAAGCCAGTAAAAGTAGTTTAGACACCTGAAATGACAGTTCTCCTGTGTTGCTCCCATTGTAGTCGAAGGATGCAATCCCATGAGGAAGTTGAAGCTGTTGAATGAAAGCAAAAATTAAACCGGGGCTCATGAAGTGGTATTTGTCGCATGCTTAGTTGTGCAGAGGGATGCGTCTCACAATGTATTTGTTGTAGAGACGGTGGCCTGGTTTGGGCCTCGGAGGTAAGACAGGTCCTTTCCTGTGGGGCTTCTGTGTCTGGGGTATAGGTGAAGCTTCCCAATGTGCTGACTGGGATCGACCTATTGCCTGAAGACTGGGTGTGGGAGGTTTTCCTGGGCCTGTTTTGGCTGGATGTGGGCGAGGAGGAAGGGTGTTGCTCGACTTCAGCCTCCTGAAGTgcaacaccatcatcaagttGAGCCGCATGTTTACAAAGTGGACCGTCgtttaatgttttacatttattctgAATTCTTTCCACTTTCACTCACCGAGGTGGCAGGGATGGCTCTGGTCTAACCGGGATGAACTCCTGCAGAAGAATCCAATTGGGCTTTTATATTGCCactaaaaacacactcacagcctCCAGTACTGGAAACCATAGCAACCAGGCTATAACACAGAGCATTCAGCCAGGGCCGGCTTCAGCTCAACAGCATGCAACATGTTCTTGGGACtacaatactatatattatagtttatttgcttttggagagcagaggaagcagaggaagtgATGCCAGTAAGCTACACAGCTGACACACAAGATATACCGGATTGAGAGAGGCTTCATGGCCTCCGAATGTTCCACGTCATAgttcataaatacatacacaccaATAGCACGCAACCCTGTTCATTAGACAATATTTCTGAAGAAAGGCAGAAATACATGAAagtaaaagggaagaaaaaccACTCTCCCTGTAGTTTTAGGTCTACAAAGAATAACCTCTCCTGTGGTGTTCAGAGGTAGTGTGTGCAGAGTTTATAGGTTAGTAAATGCTCAGTGGGATGCAAATGTTACCTGGTGGGGGAAGGTGGGCGTCTGGCTCTGCGTGGGGTTCACTGAGCTGTTTAGCAAGCCGATGGGCTTCTGAGCAGGGAGTGGAGGGGCACTGACCTCAAAGTTATCCGACActgaaaaaaaaccacaaaagaAACTTTACCATAACTTCCTGAAAACTTGTGCTCTATCGCGATGCGTAGAGAGAGATTAGTATTTTGACGGTGATCACATGAGGTTTAGTGTCTCACATGAAGAAGTTTTGCTGGGGACCCTGATGGTGGTTGGTCTCCGTGTCATACTCTGTCTGGGTAAGGAGCCTCCGTTGCTGTCCACGTTACGCAGAGGTTTGACCTGGATGGGATCTGAACAAAAGAGACACTAGACTGTCGCTGCGTATTTACACAATGTAAAGAAGGACAACACCGGTTCAGTCGGTCATTTGTAATCCAGCATGGAAGCACTTCATCTATTTGGTGATTGAGACTATTTATTGTGAATTGATTTCTCCTGAAAATAACTAGTTTGGGGTCCAATTCGGCCCACTGCTTGGCCTCAGGTGTTGCTGCTTGAAACTTTCTCAAGGACCATCTCAACAAGAGTGAGTTCAACAAAGACTCATTTCATCTGGAGTTAGATAGTTTGACGTTCCAGGAAAGAGATAAAAAGATGAATATCCGTCTGATGTCTGTATGTTACCTATGAAGCTAAAGACtcctagcctagcttagcataaagactggaggcaGGAAGAAACATTGAGAATGGCTCTATAAAGTTTAAAATACGCCTATCCAAGACATCCCAAAACACCTTGGATCTCATTTGTTTTACCAATACACTTGCATGAATTTATGTCCAGTTActatttcactttttaatttaacatCGAGCATGTCTGAGCAGCATCTCTGTCACAAAATAGTTACATCACGTAACTCATGATGTAACTGcagtttttacatttctattaATGTACAGatgaaacaaataatatattagTAAGCTTTAGAGGTGTTGGTGGATGCATTTCTTATGTTGCGAGCCAGACAAGCTCTTTCTGCTCAGCTAACGAGGTAAATCGCCCCAGGATGCAGCTCTGCACCAAACCCACAGACATGAGATTGGTAtgcatttcttttaacaacCTCCTCTATCCAACGAAATAATGTGCAGAATTTTTCCCACACTATTCCTTCAAATACCAACTATGTGCTCTCTGCTAGTTAGAGATTTGCTtgctttattcatttatgttgATTATTTCTCTTTTAGTCAGACAGGGGAGGAAACTATTCTCAGAGTTTAGTGTCTGATAATGGGAATCTGTCcttcatatttttgtttgtagaaaaaaaaaaaaggacgttaTTTTGAATACTTGATCTTGCGCAGATCTTTTATCTTAATCAAAACAATGCATCATAGACGAATATATCATGAAAATGTTCCGTAGGGAGCATTCCTAAGCACAGCTGTCTTTTGTCGTACACAACATACAACCAATACAAATCAAACGCTACTCACTTAATGGACTGTCCACGTACACATTCTCTGTGACCGAGACTGAGTTGTGGTTGTTGATATTCAGGTTGGGTTTCAGAGGTTCCTTAAAAGGCTTCACTGGAGGTGTAAGAGGGACCGGTGGAGTGTCCTCTTCATGGATGCTGTTGGCTCTGGTCAATACAGACAGGCCTGGTCTCTTTGGGATGGACGTCTTTCTGAATAAAGTCTCTAGTTCCTCTTTTACTGGTAGTTCCACCGATTTCCTCGGGGGCAGAGGTCTGGGGGCTGGTGAAGGGATTTGGGGGATGTTTGCGATTGATACGTTTTGATAGTCATCATCTACACTTTGGTTTAACTGAGGTCTAAGAGCGACAGAAGGTTTAGCAGCAACTGTAGGTTTGTTGATCGGCTTCCTGGGTGCGGGTTCCGGTTTGGCCAGCTCGACCGCGTTTCCCTCCTCGGTGCTGACCTGGGTCTCAAAGGCCTGGATCCTGGCCCGGATATTGCGTTGACTGTGGTTGGCGTTCATTTCGCCACCTGCATCCTCACCTCGCGAGGACTCGTCTGATTGGTTGGCGTTGGTGCCGTTCTCCGCGCACTCGTTATCCGTACTAAAGACCTCCAATAACTCCTTTAAATACTTATTGGAGGAGACCACCTCTGGATCCGATTGAATGCGGTCACAATGTTCACTGAGCTTGACCAAAgtctgaactttgacctcttcTGTGATCGCCGGCTTTGGGGGTTTTGTACGAGGAAGTGGAACGGGGCGTCGACTGTGCTCCGAGTCCGGGGAAGAGGAAAGAATATCCCAGTGTACAGTGACAGATCTAATACAAGAGGAACCCGATTGGTCGGGTTGCTTTACATCTGACTCGGCATCACTTTGGTCCTCAGTGTTTATGGATACTGGAGTATTAGTCCCGACTGGTTCTCTGTCCACCGGTTTCGACAGAGACGGCCTCGGTGGTTTTTGTGGCTTTTTACCTGGAAGGAAATGTAATCATCATGAAGGGATCACCATGTAGAGCAGAAATAGACTCAAACTTAAAACTGGCAGTTGGGGGCACATTTTTACCAACACAGAGTATTCTCGTATGCCTCACCTGCAGGTCTTTTCCCTGCCGACtgcggagcagcagcagcaccagtgTCTTCCCCCACAGGGTCCGTCTGCGTGGCGCttgtggtggtgcaggtggtccGGCGGGGGGCTGCAGTGGGCTTGACAATGTGCTCTTCCTGGGTCTTCTCTTGAATCACCTGGTCATAGGATGGTGGAGGCTAAGTCACGAGAAAGACACACCACACATTATTATTCCTTATAGTACAGCATTTAGTTATGTCCtcaaacaagtttttttttttttattcgtgGACAGCACAGAACCACAACCTAGATATTGCCCGTTTGAAGAACCAAGCTTTGTTTACTGATAATAATCTGTCTATCAGATGAGTTTTACCTGGGGAACAGCCTGGATGCCTGCAGACCAGCCTGactgaggaggatgagggaaaACCACAGAGTTTCCTGAGAACCAGCTGTTACTGACCAGAGGTTCTGCTGAGATGATTGTAATCTCCGGTCGCCTGAAATACAAACCAATCaattcagaa is a genomic window containing:
- the sh3d19 gene encoding SH3 domain-containing protein 19 isoform X3 yields the protein MAEARREDEEEGQRRDLRDVRHRNQATDHPERTKPDHLHLSQRPLSLRAAIKRTRTNSQGDHTRERRRPEITIISAEPLVSNSWFSGNSVVFPHPPQSGWSAGIQAVPQPPPSYDQVIQEKTQEEHIVKPTAAPRRTTCTTTSATQTDPVGEDTGAAAAPQSAGKRPAGKKPQKPPRPSLSKPVDREPVGTNTPVSINTEDQSDAESDVKQPDQSGSSCIRSVTVHWDILSSSPDSEHSRRPVPLPRTKPPKPAITEEVKVQTLVKLSEHCDRIQSDPEVVSSNKYLKELLEVFSTDNECAENGTNANQSDESSRGEDAGGEMNANHSQRNIRARIQAFETQVSTEEGNAVELAKPEPAPRKPINKPTVAAKPSVALRPQLNQSVDDDYQNVSIANIPQIPSPAPRPLPPRKSVELPVKEELETLFRKTSIPKRPGLSVLTRANSIHEEDTPPVPLTPPVKPFKEPLKPNLNINNHNSVSVTENVYVDSPLNPIQVKPLRNVDSNGGSLPRQSMTRRPTTIRVPSKTSSLSDNFEVSAPPLPAQKPIGLLNSSVNPTQSQTPTFPHQEFIPVRPEPSLPPRRLKSSNTLPPRPHPAKTGPGKPPTPSLQAIGRSQSAHWEASPIPQTQKPHRKGPVLPPRPKPGHRLYNKYILQLPHGIASFDYNGSNTGELSFQKNEVLLLLDEIDHNTFECQVGDTRGRVHKSHMVVITPLASVSHMPPPQDADSGGTGSELEVQAIHDFTPVGEGELGLRAGDVATMVEQVDSDWYRGTCKGSTGFFPTNYVKVLSNSPKPLPKRKARPPSAAVSGPRCVAKFDFAGENDEELTFSEGDVIQLMAFVGQDWARGKIGVSSGIFPLNFVEVIEDLPPAPSQQKRQSIGIPLPGMAASPSTHLEVAKPAQASPSGVEWAVARYDYAGNSDGDLGFQQGDRILISRHIDAEWSCGRLNGSEGLFPRAFVESSAGQQSDNQQSGAAAGSRGRAMFNFTAECEEELSLQVGDIVTGLEPVDEEWFLGDLRGKRALVPRNYVQVLE
- the sh3d19 gene encoding SH3 domain-containing protein 19 isoform X2, giving the protein MCRGKTAAVPQTPLPERPHSSSSDWPSKHRRAETGPSLSLLATVGVWRLASSRSSRSHTRWREDPCDHPERTKPDHLHLSQRPLSLRAAIKRTRTNSQGDHTRERRRPEITIISAEPLVSNSWFSGNSVVFPHPPQSGWSAGIQAVPQVIQEKTQEEHIVKPTAAPRRTTCTTTSATQTDPVGEDTGAAAAPQSAGKRPAGKKPQKPPRPSLSKPVDREPVGTNTPVSINTEDQSDAESDVKQPDQSGSSCIRSVTVHWDILSSSPDSEHSRRPVPLPRTKPPKPAITEEVKVQTLVKLSEHCDRIQSDPEVVSSNKYLKELLEVFSTDNECAENGTNANQSDESSRGEDAGGEMNANHSQRNIRARIQAFETQVSTEEGNAVELAKPEPAPRKPINKPTVAAKPSVALRPQLNQSVDDDYQNVSIANIPQIPSPAPRPLPPRKSVELPVKEELETLFRKTSIPKRPGLSVLTRANSIHEEDTPPVPLTPPVKPFKEPLKPNLNINNHNSVSVTENVYVDSPLNPIQVKPLRNVDSNGGSLPRQSMTRRPTTIRVPSKTSSLSDNFEVSAPPLPAQKPIGLLNSSVNPTQSQTPTFPHQEFIPVRPEPSLPPRRLKSSNTLPPRPHPAKTGPGKPPTPSLQAIGRSQSAHWEASPIPQTQKPHRKGPVLPPRPKPGHRLYNKYILQLPHGIASFDYNGSNTGELSFQKNEVLLLLDEIDHNTFECQVGDTRGRVHKSHMVVITPLASVSHMPPPQDADSGGTGSELEVQAIHDFTPVGEGELGLRAGDVATMVEQVDSDWYRGTCKGSTGFFPTNYVKVLSNSPKPLPKRKARPPSAAVSGPRCVAKFDFAGENDEELTFSEGDVIQLMAFVGQDWARGKIGVSSGIFPLNFVEVIEDLPPAPSQQKRQSIGIPLPGMAASPSTHLEVAKPAQASPSGVEWAVARYDYAGNSDGDLGFQQGDRILISRHIDAEWSCGRLNGSEGLFPRAFVESSAGQQSDNQQSGAAAGSRGRAMFNFTAECEEELSLQVGDIVTGLEPVDEEWFLGDLRGKRALVPRNYVQVLE
- the sh3d19 gene encoding SH3 domain-containing protein 19 isoform X1; this encodes MCRGKTAAVPQTPLPERPHSSSSDWPSKHRRAETGPSLSLLATVGVWRLASSRSSRSHTRWREDPCDHPERTKPDHLHLSQRPLSLRAAIKRTRTNSQGDHTRERRRPEITIISAEPLVSNSWFSGNSVVFPHPPQSGWSAGIQAVPQPPPSYDQVIQEKTQEEHIVKPTAAPRRTTCTTTSATQTDPVGEDTGAAAAPQSAGKRPAGKKPQKPPRPSLSKPVDREPVGTNTPVSINTEDQSDAESDVKQPDQSGSSCIRSVTVHWDILSSSPDSEHSRRPVPLPRTKPPKPAITEEVKVQTLVKLSEHCDRIQSDPEVVSSNKYLKELLEVFSTDNECAENGTNANQSDESSRGEDAGGEMNANHSQRNIRARIQAFETQVSTEEGNAVELAKPEPAPRKPINKPTVAAKPSVALRPQLNQSVDDDYQNVSIANIPQIPSPAPRPLPPRKSVELPVKEELETLFRKTSIPKRPGLSVLTRANSIHEEDTPPVPLTPPVKPFKEPLKPNLNINNHNSVSVTENVYVDSPLNPIQVKPLRNVDSNGGSLPRQSMTRRPTTIRVPSKTSSLSDNFEVSAPPLPAQKPIGLLNSSVNPTQSQTPTFPHQEFIPVRPEPSLPPRRLKSSNTLPPRPHPAKTGPGKPPTPSLQAIGRSQSAHWEASPIPQTQKPHRKGPVLPPRPKPGHRLYNKYILQLPHGIASFDYNGSNTGELSFQKNEVLLLLDEIDHNTFECQVGDTRGRVHKSHMVVITPLASVSHMPPPQDADSGGTGSELEVQAIHDFTPVGEGELGLRAGDVATMVEQVDSDWYRGTCKGSTGFFPTNYVKVLSNSPKPLPKRKARPPSAAVSGPRCVAKFDFAGENDEELTFSEGDVIQLMAFVGQDWARGKIGVSSGIFPLNFVEVIEDLPPAPSQQKRQSIGIPLPGMAASPSTHLEVAKPAQASPSGVEWAVARYDYAGNSDGDLGFQQGDRILISRHIDAEWSCGRLNGSEGLFPRAFVESSAGQQSDNQQSGAAAGSRGRAMFNFTAECEEELSLQVGDIVTGLEPVDEEWFLGDLRGKRALVPRNYVQVLE